In Halapricum desulfuricans, a single window of DNA contains:
- a CDS encoding sensor histidine kinase translates to MIRLAWAAVGVVVLGTGVLTAGRTARRHDHPGVIPYALLAVLLAGLGTTIAFSRSGLVPIELDAVSELLLIGGYAFASLLWIAFVFEYTGRGPAITPRRWVGIVLLGGLTVTSTALTWGQQTGRVRLEALGQVSYLTTFVLQVAVFSLGLLGVVLLVRSAVTYDDLPLGSAAVFVLAGVGITFLPLAIGYGGQLGGESIYRVVFLQLTIVVGVFAWIAFGTDAFERGAATGHLARETALDAMSAPVIVVDRSGRLLDVNRVATETFGIETTRLRNQSLADVAAVPANPSDEQPITLQTTAGRRDFVIERTRVADTDGDVLGRAYRFQDVTDREIREQRLQVLNRVIRHNLRNDLDAIRGFAEPIRDEDLPAEEAGQYFDRIGTLATDLADLADTVERSGRVLTEVYLERERCDLVAIARTVAEGVTDADVTLDVPDDVEIWSDRDAIELLLDELVENAVTHTDRTTPSVTIRVRSTGGGGRIEVADDGPGIPPEEQAVLLEGEETPVRHGSGIGLWLVSWTVTRLGGDLSFDKRDPRGSAVRIDLPGFQDSIRPDPTAEGS, encoded by the coding sequence GTGATCCGACTCGCTTGGGCCGCGGTCGGCGTGGTCGTTCTCGGGACCGGCGTCCTGACCGCGGGACGAACCGCACGCCGACACGACCATCCGGGAGTTATCCCCTACGCGCTGCTGGCTGTTCTGCTCGCCGGCCTGGGTACGACGATCGCGTTCAGCCGGTCCGGTCTGGTGCCGATCGAACTCGATGCGGTCAGCGAGTTGCTCCTCATCGGCGGGTACGCGTTCGCGTCGCTGCTATGGATCGCCTTCGTCTTCGAATACACCGGTCGCGGGCCAGCGATCACGCCGCGGCGTTGGGTCGGGATTGTCCTCCTCGGCGGGCTGACGGTTACGAGTACGGCGCTCACCTGGGGTCAGCAGACGGGCCGAGTTCGGCTGGAGGCACTCGGTCAAGTGTCGTATCTCACGACGTTCGTCCTGCAGGTGGCAGTGTTCTCGTTGGGCCTGCTCGGCGTGGTGTTGCTCGTGCGCTCGGCGGTGACCTACGACGACCTGCCGCTTGGCTCCGCGGCGGTGTTCGTCCTCGCGGGTGTCGGCATCACGTTTCTGCCGCTTGCGATCGGCTACGGCGGTCAGCTCGGTGGCGAATCGATCTATCGTGTCGTATTCCTTCAGCTCACAATTGTCGTCGGCGTCTTCGCCTGGATCGCGTTCGGTACCGACGCCTTCGAGCGGGGAGCTGCGACGGGACATCTCGCACGGGAGACAGCCCTCGACGCGATGTCCGCCCCAGTGATCGTCGTCGATCGATCCGGCCGCCTACTGGACGTGAACCGGGTCGCCACAGAAACGTTCGGCATCGAGACGACTCGACTCCGGAACCAGTCGCTCGCCGACGTGGCAGCTGTCCCTGCGAATCCTTCCGACGAGCAGCCGATCACGCTCCAGACAACCGCTGGACGGCGAGACTTTGTCATCGAACGAACTCGAGTCGCCGACACAGACGGCGACGTGCTCGGCCGGGCCTACCGGTTTCAGGACGTCACGGACCGCGAGATCCGTGAACAGCGTCTTCAGGTCCTTAACAGGGTGATAAGGCACAATCTCCGGAACGATCTCGATGCGATTCGCGGGTTCGCGGAACCGATTCGTGACGAGGATCTCCCGGCGGAGGAGGCGGGTCAGTACTTCGACCGCATCGGGACGCTCGCGACCGATCTGGCCGATCTCGCGGATACTGTCGAACGATCCGGGCGCGTTCTGACCGAGGTCTACCTTGAACGAGAGCGGTGTGACCTTGTCGCGATCGCACGGACAGTCGCCGAAGGGGTCACAGATGCCGATGTTACGCTTGATGTCCCCGATGACGTCGAGATCTGGTCCGACCGCGACGCGATCGAACTGCTCCTCGACGAATTAGTCGAGAACGCCGTGACGCACACCGACCGGACGACGCCGTCGGTGACGATTCGCGTCCGCTCGACGGGCGGCGGCGGGCGAATCGAGGTCGCCGACGACGGCCCGGGGATCCCGCCCGAAGAGCAGGCCGTCCTCCTCGAAGGTGAAGAGACACCGGTCAGACACGGGAGCGGAATCGGCCTTTGGCTGGTCTCCTGGACCGTGACACGACTGGGCGGTGACTTGTCGTTCGACAAACGCGATCCACGTGGAAGCGCCGTACGTATAGATTTACCGGGCTTCCAGGACTCGATCCGCCCCGATCCGACGGCGGAGGGATCGTAG
- a CDS encoding RDD family protein, producing MSSNTKRRCGVGIRGVAMAIDSIIWMALFMITVSAVGLMTGDLQTTSEGVETNLEGGAALAGLTLWLAVSILYHTVLEWRWGKTLGKYLVSIKVTGVDGKSPSLLGSLLRNLLRLIDWLPFFYLVGIVTIAVSKSDRRLGDRVGNTIVVRP from the coding sequence ATGAGTTCGAACACCAAGCGGCGCTGTGGTGTCGGTATCCGCGGCGTCGCGATGGCGATCGACTCGATCATCTGGATGGCCCTGTTCATGATCACCGTCTCAGCCGTCGGCCTCATGACCGGTGACTTGCAGACCACGAGCGAGGGGGTCGAGACGAACTTGGAAGGCGGGGCAGCACTCGCGGGATTGACTCTCTGGCTTGCTGTCTCGATTTTGTATCACACCGTTCTGGAGTGGCGGTGGGGAAAGACGCTCGGGAAGTACCTCGTCAGCATAAAAGTGACTGGGGTGGACGGAAAATCGCCGTCGCTTCTGGGTTCACTCCTCCGGAATCTCCTCCGATTGATCGACTGGTTACCGTTCTTTTACTTGGTCGGGATCGTCACGATCGCTGTCTCGAAATCGGACAGACGTCTCGGTGACCGAGTGGGGAACACGATCGTGGTGCGACCCTGA